The following proteins are encoded in a genomic region of Bacteroidota bacterium:
- a CDS encoding SBBP repeat-containing protein, producing MNHRFLNISCKYGILMLSTIMTDMNGKPVPFVLFQVGAPGVNLFITEKGLTYCFMEEVKDASTALSMENEREEKTGLPVPTEEEGEFKPFNWSRIDMGLAGASIKKSNIITEGRSNSFNQYYLGHLPAGKAGCPDGVLDVHSYTKITIKEIYPGIDWVFYNSGEKGFKYDFAVHPGADPGSIKLLYRSGKRLHFDQEGNIQIQTPYGTLTENAPISYIKETGENIRTKFVKTKVTTCRPTQVDEGYETQVVFNLEHGTRNLEPGTLIIDPQLVWSTFYDGASSPSWTSQDGGFMDIATDAAGNLFICGYTGGNVTQNTFPTINPGNGAYFQGVYGGGAFFAYLDAVILKFNPSGVCLWSTYYGGGEKDLANSITVDNAGNVFVTGYTGSGYDPIYNSSTANFPTQNPGAGAYFQGAFAGGSGTMNGSDVFILKFNNAGVRLWATYYGGGGDDRGNSIITDNAGNVFVTGYTISHYNTPPQTTFPTQNALGGAYFQGANAANGTDAFILKFTNSGIRQWATFYGGSAEDTGNSIAVDGIGNVFVTGKTGATKTPSNNFPTNPGPAGAYFQAYGGGPFSTVCMCYGLYGGDAFILKFSSSGVQLWATFYGGSDSDVGNSIATDCSGNVFVTGSTKSTDLPTLNTGGNSYYKSILSGSNDAFILKFDNAGKRLWATYYGGAMNEYDDGVVPAIPTWSNIQTDECGHLFVSFETGSSDIPVQFLSGAYFDGTFNGYNDIYLARFSNTGVLQWGTYFGGDGNDFRSPIALDDFGNLFVAGEWTINNIPSINNATYPLTTPGGGAYYDNSFNGGRDDMYIAKLGFEPEINKLESRQDNPVGCSACNGKAKVTAKCDMAGLSYVWSTGRTVLNITAASDSISGLCAGNYWVEVTSACGEKDTAWFSLSNVNCGCSMSASIIESPGIKCIGTTGGAIVTVSNGPGGPYTYNWSNGTNAITSSTLNQATNLPAGTYTVRVITGSCVSVSSVTLSQPLPVIPKITQPVCAANLGTATASATGGSPPYLYSWSTGSTSPAATGLNLGTYTVTITDSKGCTSSELTSIKEPMLVGPSSGNITCSGYSYAGITTNFGTSPYTYSWSNGSTVGGNCGNPCLNKNLAAGTYTVTVTDGNECTVTRSVTITGSSAASATFTAPPACINQATCFTHTGSAGTHTWSIGPPVSVSGSTTNFCYTFLTAGTYSVTHTVSNAGCTNTVTQYINGTNCNGPTVTATGTSVCPGSCAAITSSSTGGTGPYTYLWNNGATTQNINPCPAATTIYTVTVTDSGGNTSTTTAVVNVNPSVSLSTTVTNINCNGSTNGSANANPNNGTPGFIYTWSNGGTTSQISNLTSQIYTVTVTDSKGCTATSTATITSPPPLSGQFTKGTASCSGCGCKEWIIINAAGGTNPYSYTWPDGYVNRYKNQLCPGTYTINIKDKNGCSVNVNLTAP from the coding sequence ATGAACCATAGATTTTTAAATATTTCCTGCAAATATGGAATATTAATGCTCTCCACTATTATGACAGATATGAATGGCAAACCTGTACCATTTGTTCTTTTCCAGGTCGGAGCACCGGGCGTGAATCTTTTTATTACTGAAAAGGGACTTACGTATTGCTTTATGGAAGAAGTAAAAGATGCTTCGACGGCGCTCAGCATGGAAAACGAACGCGAAGAAAAAACGGGATTACCCGTACCTACGGAGGAGGAAGGCGAATTTAAACCATTTAACTGGAGCCGCATTGACATGGGCCTTGCAGGAGCTTCTATTAAAAAATCGAATATTATAACCGAAGGCAGATCAAATTCTTTTAACCAGTACTACCTGGGTCACCTGCCTGCCGGCAAGGCAGGTTGTCCAGATGGGGTATTGGATGTGCATAGTTATACAAAAATTACTATTAAAGAAATCTATCCCGGTATTGACTGGGTATTTTACAACAGCGGCGAAAAAGGATTTAAATATGATTTTGCTGTACATCCCGGGGCTGATCCCGGTAGTATTAAATTACTTTACCGGTCCGGCAAGCGCCTTCATTTTGACCAAGAAGGCAATATACAAATACAAACACCATACGGCACATTAACCGAAAACGCGCCGATAAGTTACATTAAAGAAACCGGTGAGAACATCAGAACTAAATTTGTAAAAACAAAAGTAACTACTTGCCGCCCCACACAGGTTGATGAAGGGTACGAAACACAAGTTGTATTTAATTTAGAACACGGAACCCGGAACCTTGAACCCGGAACCCTAATCATCGACCCTCAACTTGTTTGGTCAACATTTTACGATGGCGCAAGTTCTCCCAGTTGGACCAGTCAGGATGGAGGTTTCATGGATATTGCTACTGATGCAGCTGGCAATCTATTTATTTGTGGTTATACAGGTGGCAACGTGACTCAGAATACTTTTCCTACAATAAATCCCGGAAACGGCGCTTATTTTCAGGGAGTGTACGGAGGGGGGGCTTTTTTCGCATATTTAGATGCAGTGATTTTAAAATTTAATCCATCAGGTGTTTGCCTTTGGTCAACTTATTATGGTGGCGGCGAAAAAGATCTCGCCAATTCCATAACTGTTGACAATGCCGGAAATGTTTTTGTAACGGGGTATACGGGATCCGGATATGACCCCATTTATAATTCATCAACAGCGAATTTTCCCACTCAAAATCCAGGTGCGGGAGCATACTTCCAGGGGGCATTTGCAGGAGGTTCCGGGACTATGAATGGTTCCGACGTCTTTATTCTGAAATTCAATAATGCCGGAGTTCGTCTGTGGGCCACCTATTACGGAGGTGGTGGAGATGACCGAGGAAATTCTATAATTACGGATAATGCGGGAAATGTGTTTGTGACAGGGTACACAATCTCTCATTATAATACCCCTCCCCAAACTACTTTCCCAACTCAAAACGCCTTGGGAGGAGCATACTTCCAGGGAGCAAACGCAGCCAATGGAACAGATGCGTTTATTCTGAAATTCACAAATTCGGGAATAAGGCAATGGGCAACCTTTTATGGCGGTTCTGCGGAAGATACCGGCAACTCCATAGCTGTGGATGGAATTGGAAATGTATTTGTAACAGGAAAAACAGGTGCAACTAAAACGCCATCAAATAATTTCCCCACCAATCCGGGCCCGGCAGGGGCATACTTTCAGGCTTATGGCGGGGGCCCATTCTCAACTGTTTGCATGTGTTATGGATTGTATGGTGGAGACGCTTTTATTTTAAAATTCAGCAGCAGTGGCGTTCAGCTTTGGGCAACTTTTTATGGCGGTTCTGATTCTGATGTTGGCAATTCCATAGCCACCGATTGCAGCGGTAATGTTTTTGTAACAGGTTCAACTAAATCAACCGATCTACCTACCCTTAATACCGGCGGAAATTCCTACTATAAATCAATATTAAGTGGCAGCAACGATGCGTTTATCCTTAAATTCGACAACGCCGGAAAAAGGCTTTGGGCAACTTATTATGGGGGTGCTATGAATGAATACGATGATGGTGTTGTACCGGCTATACCAACCTGGAGCAATATACAAACGGATGAATGCGGGCATCTCTTTGTGTCGTTTGAAACAGGGTCATCCGACATTCCTGTGCAATTTCTTTCAGGAGCCTATTTTGACGGAACTTTTAACGGGTATAACGATATTTACCTGGCCCGTTTTTCCAATACAGGAGTTTTACAATGGGGTACCTATTTCGGCGGCGATGGGAATGATTTTCGAAGCCCAATAGCGTTAGATGATTTCGGAAATTTGTTCGTTGCCGGAGAGTGGACTATTAATAATATCCCATCAATAAACAATGCTACCTATCCGCTTACAACTCCGGGTGGAGGGGCTTATTATGATAATTCATTCAATGGCGGCAGGGATGACATGTATATTGCCAAACTTGGTTTTGAGCCGGAAATAAATAAGCTGGAAAGCCGGCAGGATAATCCTGTGGGATGCAGCGCCTGCAACGGAAAAGCAAAAGTAACCGCCAAATGCGATATGGCCGGCTTAAGTTATGTATGGAGTACCGGACGAACTGTTTTGAACATCACGGCGGCATCCGATAGTATATCCGGTTTATGCGCGGGTAATTACTGGGTTGAAGTAACTTCCGCCTGCGGGGAAAAAGACACAGCCTGGTTTTCACTTAGCAATGTTAATTGCGGATGCAGTATGTCTGCCTCCATTATTGAAAGCCCCGGTATCAAATGTATAGGCACAACAGGAGGCGCGATAGTAACAGTAAGCAACGGGCCCGGCGGCCCTTATACCTATAATTGGAGTAATGGCACTAACGCCATTACTTCTTCGACCTTAAATCAGGCAACAAACTTGCCAGCCGGAACATATACTGTAAGAGTAATTACCGGTTCCTGTGTCTCCGTATCCTCCGTAACGCTAAGTCAACCACTTCCTGTTATCCCTAAAATTACCCAGCCGGTTTGCGCGGCAAATTTAGGTACAGCCACAGCAAGCGCCACAGGTGGATCCCCTCCTTATTTGTACTCATGGAGTACCGGCTCCACATCACCAGCAGCAACTGGATTAAATCTGGGAACATATACAGTTACCATTACCGACTCCAAAGGATGCACTTCATCTGAACTCACATCAATTAAGGAACCAATGCTTGTGGGTCCTAGCAGCGGAAATATTACCTGTAGCGGGTACAGTTATGCAGGCATAACCACTAATTTTGGCACATCCCCTTATACTTACAGCTGGAGTAATGGCTCTACAGTAGGAGGAAATTGTGGCAACCCCTGCCTGAATAAAAACCTCGCGGCGGGAACATATACAGTTACAGTAACCGATGGTAATGAATGTACAGTTACCCGTTCGGTTACCATTACAGGATCAAGTGCAGCTTCAGCAACTTTTACTGCCCCGCCAGCCTGCATAAATCAGGCCACTTGTTTTACACATACGGGTTCTGCAGGCACACATACGTGGTCCATTGGACCACCTGTGAGTGTAAGCGGCTCAACAACAAATTTTTGTTATACCTTTTTAACCGCAGGTACCTATAGTGTTACCCATACAGTTTCAAACGCAGGATGCACCAATACAGTAACCCAATATATAAATGGAACTAATTGTAATGGCCCAACGGTTACAGCTACCGGCACCTCTGTATGTCCGGGCTCCTGTGCAGCAATAACATCAAGTAGTACAGGCGGCACCGGCCCTTATACCTATTTGTGGAATAACGGCGCAACTACACAAAATATAAACCCCTGCCCTGCTGCAACTACAATATATACTGTAACCGTAACCGACTCCGGCGGAAATACATCTACTACAACCGCAGTAGTCAATGTTAATCCTTCTGTTAGCTTAAGCACAACTGTAACCAACATAAACTGCAACGGTAGCACAAACGGCAGCGCGAATGCAAATCCAAACAATGGTACGCCAGGATTTATTTACACCTGGAGTAATGGCGGAACAACATCTCAGATCTCAAATCTCACATCTCAGATCTACACAGTTACAGTAACAGATAGCAAAGGTTGTACAGCAACATCAACAGCCACTATAACTTCTCCTCCACCCTTGTCAGGACAATTTACAAAAGGAACAGCAAGCTGCAGTGGTTGTGGATGCAAAGAATGGATAATTATTAACGCTGCAGGAGGTACAAATCCATACAGCTACACATGGCCGGATGGATATGTGAACAGGTATAAAAATCAGCTTTGTCCGGGAACATATACAATTAACATTAAGGATAAGAATGGATGCAGTGTGAATGTTAATCTTACAGCACCCTGA
- a CDS encoding S8 family serine peptidase, with product MKANTSTSRTPFVNMLTILGLLFTLFGTPLCSAQSIQADYVEGKIWLKLKPGQTIPHTISPVSDEIKISDVPVISRITDQYAIKRVRSPFHKSGSDDISRILSIEFADHSKVSDLLERLEGSGIAEYVEREPKDYACFTPNDPSYGSQWSLAKINAAAAWDISTGNANIVVAIVDNAIQTTHPDLQPNIWVNPGEIAGDGIDNDNNGYIDDINGYDLADGNNDPNPPNTSFSHGTHVAGIVSAKSNNGIGIASIGSNIKLMCVKAAPDASDVMTSATPGIYYAALNNARVINCSFGSASYSTTRQAIIDWAYNRGSIVVAVAGNSGINNKVYPGAMNNVVCVTATNSSDIKESSSTYNSWVDVSAPGTGIYSTIPTNSYTSYTGTSMAAPAVSGLLGLILSVNPNLTQEQAINCLKSTTTNIDALNPSYAGLMGTGRIDALAALQCAQGTVFSLNASPIGLSSGTTCTTSLAMQVVIRNVGTSALSSLKINYKVDNNSPSVHNWTGSLASGSATAVTLPATTFAYGKHTFTAYTSAPNGGVDGFISNDTLKSTINVVQTGAALPFTEGFEGTFPPPDWGLSNPDGELTWAPTTVAKYSGSRSALMLNYYDPFYGTTDYMSTPVLDLTTASNPAISFQVAYQPQTGYPADTLLVLVSTDCGKTYGLLYKKWGSTLATVAGTTTSPFIPSGTTQWRNEAYLLPPSVAASSTAIFIFMNKGGAGNNLYLDDIIIAGTNMAAAVSVVQTTGVNPACSGSSVTFTATPSNGGTTPVYQWKVNGVNVGTNSPTYTTATLTNGQAVTCEMTSNLPGVTGNPATSNSITMTINPSVTPAVSSAITLGNNPACAGALVTFTATPTNGGITPAYQWKVNGVDAGTNSTTFTSSTLTNGQVVTCVLTSNAICANPATATSTGVTMTINSSVTPDVAASLTTGTNPTCAGTSLTFTAAPTNGGTTPAYQWKINGVNAGTNSATFTTSTLTNGQVVTCVLTSNAACASPVTATSTGVTMTINAIPATPVISQAGSVLTSSSATGNQWYLNGNSIPGATNQTHTVAQNGSYTVVVTTNGCSSAPSSPVIMSTVGIDSFSDIPLLNIYPNPTDGNFAIYVHATALSNYTIEIKNMLGQLVYCELLPDFSGIYSKQINIATSGSGIYQVRLKNTKNEIVKKVIIY from the coding sequence ATGAAAGCAAATACGAGCACGAGCCGCACCCCATTTGTAAATATGTTAACTATTTTAGGATTACTATTTACATTATTCGGAACACCCCTTTGCAGTGCACAAAGTATACAAGCTGATTATGTTGAAGGCAAAATATGGCTAAAACTAAAGCCGGGCCAAACAATACCCCATACTATTAGTCCCGTTTCGGATGAAATAAAAATATCGGACGTTCCTGTTATTTCAAGAATAACAGATCAATATGCCATTAAAAGGGTCCGATCTCCTTTTCATAAATCCGGATCAGATGACATTAGCCGCATACTAAGTATTGAATTTGCTGACCATAGCAAAGTGAGTGATCTACTCGAACGACTTGAAGGCTCAGGTATTGCGGAGTATGTGGAAAGGGAACCAAAAGATTATGCCTGTTTCACACCTAACGATCCGAGTTATGGCTCACAATGGTCACTCGCCAAGATAAATGCAGCAGCGGCATGGGATATTTCCACAGGAAACGCGAACATAGTTGTAGCCATAGTTGATAATGCCATACAAACCACACACCCCGATCTGCAGCCGAATATCTGGGTAAATCCGGGAGAGATAGCCGGTGACGGCATTGACAATGATAACAACGGATATATTGACGATATTAACGGGTATGACCTCGCTGATGGCAACAATGACCCTAACCCTCCTAATACAAGCTTTAGTCATGGTACACACGTGGCCGGAATCGTTTCGGCAAAAAGCAATAACGGGATTGGAATTGCCTCAATAGGTTCAAACATAAAATTAATGTGCGTAAAAGCAGCACCTGATGCTTCCGATGTAATGACCAGTGCAACACCCGGTATTTATTACGCAGCATTAAACAACGCGAGAGTAATTAATTGTTCTTTTGGCTCCGCTTCTTATTCAACAACCAGGCAGGCCATTATTGACTGGGCGTATAACAGGGGTTCTATTGTTGTGGCTGTAGCCGGAAATAGCGGCATCAATAATAAAGTATATCCGGGAGCAATGAATAATGTAGTGTGTGTTACTGCTACAAACAGCTCCGATATTAAAGAATCCTCTTCAACGTATAACAGCTGGGTAGATGTTTCAGCACCCGGCACTGGTATTTACAGCACAATACCCACAAATTCGTACACCAGCTATACCGGAACTTCCATGGCAGCACCGGCAGTAAGCGGTTTACTAGGGCTGATACTTTCGGTAAATCCAAACCTAACGCAGGAGCAGGCTATTAATTGTCTCAAGTCTACTACAACAAATATAGATGCGCTTAATCCCTCGTATGCCGGATTGATGGGAACAGGACGAATTGACGCGTTGGCTGCCCTGCAGTGTGCACAAGGAACTGTGTTTTCACTAAATGCATCTCCGATCGGACTTAGTTCCGGCACTACATGTACTACATCTCTGGCGATGCAGGTGGTGATCAGAAATGTTGGAACTTCCGCACTCTCTTCTTTAAAAATAAATTACAAAGTGGATAATAATTCACCCTCCGTGCATAACTGGACAGGCAGCCTGGCTTCGGGTTCTGCCACTGCTGTTACTTTACCGGCTACAACATTTGCATATGGGAAACATACGTTTACAGCTTACACTTCCGCCCCTAACGGTGGAGTTGACGGTTTTATAAGCAATGACACATTAAAATCAACCATTAATGTGGTGCAAACAGGTGCTGCCTTGCCTTTTACAGAAGGCTTTGAAGGAACCTTCCCCCCACCCGATTGGGGGTTGAGCAATCCAGATGGGGAATTAACATGGGCTCCAACGACTGTTGCAAAATATTCAGGCAGTCGCAGTGCCCTCATGCTAAACTATTATGACCCTTTTTATGGGACAACAGATTACATGAGTACCCCCGTACTTGACCTTACCACAGCAAGCAATCCTGCCATATCATTTCAGGTTGCATATCAACCCCAAACAGGTTATCCGGCAGATACACTGCTGGTATTGGTTTCCACCGATTGCGGCAAAACATATGGGCTATTATATAAAAAATGGGGCAGCACGCTGGCTACAGTAGCAGGAACCACAACATCTCCGTTTATTCCTTCAGGGACAACACAGTGGCGCAATGAAGCCTACCTCCTGCCACCATCAGTAGCAGCGAGTTCAACCGCTATATTTATTTTTATGAATAAGGGAGGTGCAGGCAACAATTTATATCTGGATGATATAATTATTGCCGGAACAAATATGGCCGCTGCTGTTTCAGTAGTACAAACAACAGGAGTAAATCCTGCGTGTTCAGGATCTTCTGTTACCTTTACAGCTACCCCTTCAAACGGTGGAACAACACCTGTTTACCAATGGAAAGTAAATGGAGTCAATGTAGGCACAAACAGTCCAACGTATACAACTGCAACTTTAACAAACGGACAGGCAGTTACATGCGAAATGACCTCGAACCTTCCCGGTGTTACGGGCAATCCTGCAACCTCCAACAGTATAACAATGACAATCAACCCATCTGTAACACCTGCTGTTTCATCTGCTATAACATTGGGTAATAACCCGGCATGTGCCGGTGCGTTGGTAACATTTACCGCAACACCAACAAACGGTGGAATAACGCCTGCTTATCAATGGAAAGTAAACGGAGTTGATGCAGGAACCAATAGCACAACATTTACATCAAGTACTCTTACAAATGGACAAGTTGTAACCTGTGTACTAACTTCTAATGCTATCTGCGCAAATCCGGCCACTGCTACAAGTACAGGTGTAACAATGACAATTAATTCATCTGTAACACCTGATGTCGCTGCTTCTTTAACAACAGGTACTAATCCGACCTGTGCAGGCACTTCGCTAACATTTACCGCTGCGCCAACCAATGGCGGAACCACACCTGCTTACCAGTGGAAAATAAATGGAGTTAATGCGGGCACCAATAGCGCAACATTTACAACAAGTACGTTGACCAATGGACAGGTTGTTACCTGTGTGCTCACATCGAATGCTGCTTGCGCGAGCCCGGTAACAGCCACAAGTACAGGTGTTACAATGACCATCAACGCGATCCCTGCCACACCGGTGATCTCGCAGGCGGGAAGTGTGTTGACATCAAGTTCCGCTACCGGAAATCAATGGTATTTAAATGGAAATTCTATACCGGGGGCTACCAACCAAACGCATACTGTGGCGCAGAACGGAAGTTATACGGTTGTTGTGACTACAAATGGCTGCTCTTCCGCACCATCATCACCCGTAATAATGTCAACTGTAGGGATTGATTCCTTTTCTGACATACCTCTTCTGAACATTTATCCAAACCCTACAGATGGTAATTTTGCGATATACGTTCATGCTACGGCTCTATCAAACTATACCATTGAAATAAAAAACATGCTTGGACAATTAGTTTACTGCGAATTATTACCTGACTTCAGCGGCATTTATTCCAAACAAATAAATATTGCAACATCCGGCAGTGGGATTTATCAGGTTAGATTAAAAAATACAAAAAATGAAATCGTAAAAAAGGTTATAATATATTAG
- a CDS encoding sensor histidine kinase codes for MISIISEKINYSEGKALAARWTGSIYREQGELNLAKEHFKKALKLYEEINNYKGIVKLNNILGDYYYNMSDFTISLEHYIKALNINEFKKDMDGLSISYNNIGRIYYSQENYDMALRYYAKSIEIKKAFHHKASLANTYNNVARTYLKMLRYDSAYYYFDQAWIIYNLTGEKVGEADSHMSIGNVQYETGDYLSAIISQNKALSIYETNGDLLRIAICQLALGKAFFKLHDLKKAETYFNKALAGSIKYKLKKTAMEVYLNLAHLKDAEAEYKLALGYYKLYSEMKDSIFKEETRNKIIEINERYENTKKDKAIAELNQEKSRIIAENNLKTIERENRTKILFTIMLSLSIMLLIFYRFLNIKQQKERQKEFTMQLIESQEDERKRISKDLHDGIGQNLLVIKNSCKEQLPLIESTIEDLRNISRNMHPVQLEKLGFIKATESVIVEAKQNSTILFTYELDDVDAMLTPSRKINLFRIIQECISNIIKHSGTSAAKISVLISKNNIVTSIYDKGKGFDIKETKKRKSLGLTSIAERVELMDGKLNISSNSKGTRIEIILKHA; via the coding sequence TTGATTTCAATAATTTCTGAAAAAATAAACTATAGTGAAGGAAAGGCTCTCGCGGCAAGATGGACCGGATCCATTTATAGGGAACAAGGAGAACTAAATCTGGCTAAAGAACATTTTAAAAAAGCATTGAAATTATATGAAGAGATAAATAATTACAAGGGCATTGTAAAATTAAATAATATTTTGGGCGACTATTATTATAATATGAGCGACTTTACTATTTCGCTCGAACATTATATTAAAGCACTGAATATAAATGAATTTAAAAAGGATATGGATGGGCTTTCGATTTCATACAACAATATTGGTCGAATATACTACTCTCAGGAAAACTATGATATGGCTTTGCGTTATTATGCAAAATCTATTGAAATAAAAAAAGCGTTTCATCATAAAGCCAGCTTAGCCAATACATATAATAATGTGGCGCGAACCTATTTAAAAATGCTCCGGTATGATTCAGCCTATTATTATTTTGATCAAGCCTGGATTATATACAATTTGACCGGAGAAAAGGTCGGAGAAGCTGATTCTCACATGTCAATTGGAAATGTGCAATACGAAACAGGGGACTATTTAAGTGCAATTATTTCGCAGAACAAAGCACTTAGTATTTATGAAACAAATGGTGATTTATTAAGGATCGCTATTTGTCAACTTGCACTGGGCAAAGCCTTTTTTAAGTTACATGATTTAAAAAAGGCGGAGACTTATTTTAACAAAGCATTAGCCGGGAGCATTAAATACAAGTTAAAAAAAACTGCTATGGAAGTTTATTTGAATTTAGCACATCTTAAGGATGCCGAAGCAGAATACAAACTGGCACTCGGGTATTATAAACTATACTCCGAAATGAAAGATTCTATTTTCAAGGAAGAAACAAGGAATAAGATCATTGAAATAAATGAAAGGTACGAGAATACAAAGAAAGATAAAGCCATTGCTGAATTGAACCAGGAGAAAAGCAGAATAATTGCAGAAAATAATTTAAAAACTATTGAGCGGGAGAACAGGACAAAAATACTTTTCACTATTATGTTATCTCTTTCCATAATGCTTTTGATCTTTTACAGATTTCTCAATATAAAACAGCAAAAGGAAAGGCAAAAGGAATTTACAATGCAGTTAATTGAATCGCAGGAAGATGAACGCAAACGGATATCGAAAGATCTGCATGATGGCATAGGACAAAATTTACTTGTTATAAAAAATTCATGCAAAGAACAATTACCTTTAATAGAATCAACAATTGAGGACTTGAGAAATATTTCAAGAAATATGCATCCTGTGCAACTTGAAAAATTAGGATTTATAAAGGCAACTGAAAGTGTTATCGTGGAAGCAAAACAAAACAGCACTATTTTATTTACCTATGAACTGGATGATGTAGATGCAATGTTAACACCAAGCCGAAAGATAAATTTATTCAGAATAATTCAGGAATGCATCAGCAATATTATTAAGCACTCCGGAACATCTGCCGCTAAAATATCCGTATTAATAAGCAAAAACAATATTGTAACTTCTATATACGACAAAGGAAAGGGTTTTGATATAAAAGAAACAAAAAAGAGAAAGTCATTGGGCTTAACTTCTATTGCTGAAAGGGTTGAACTGATGGATGGGAAATTAAATATCAGCAGTAATAGTAAAGGGACGCGAATAGAAATAATACTTAAGCATGCCTGA
- a CDS encoding response regulator transcription factor has product MPEIKVIIADDHPLFRLGLVSAVKQSSNIILCGEAENGGEALSLIRVHEPDVAILDVEMPLMNGLQVCETVCAEKIKTKVLILTFFKEKDLFENAMSIGAWGYLLKDNAINELVAAIEAIAKGDKYISPTLKSNLIKAKSHLVNDPVVAEMINKLSITEKNILLLIAEEKTTKEIAAELFVSEKTIENHRYNIVRKLNLESGKNNLLKFALSNKAYFK; this is encoded by the coding sequence ATGCCTGAAATAAAAGTTATAATTGCCGACGATCATCCGCTATTCCGCTTAGGATTGGTGAGTGCTGTAAAACAAAGCAGTAATATAATTTTGTGTGGAGAAGCTGAAAATGGAGGGGAGGCTTTAAGTTTAATTCGTGTACATGAACCTGATGTAGCTATACTTGACGTTGAAATGCCATTAATGAATGGATTGCAGGTTTGCGAAACGGTTTGTGCGGAAAAAATAAAAACCAAAGTCTTGATTTTAACCTTCTTTAAAGAGAAAGATTTGTTTGAAAATGCAATGAGTATTGGTGCCTGGGGATATTTGTTAAAAGATAATGCCATAAATGAATTGGTTGCTGCAATTGAAGCAATTGCTAAAGGGGATAAATACATTAGCCCTACTTTAAAAAGTAATTTAATAAAAGCAAAAAGTCATCTTGTGAATGATCCTGTAGTGGCTGAAATGATAAACAAGTTAAGTATTACTGAAAAGAATATTTTGCTACTCATTGCTGAAGAAAAAACCACAAAAGAGATCGCAGCGGAATTGTTTGTCTCTGAAAAAACTATCGAAAACCATAGGTACAATATAGTCAGGAAATTAAATTTGGAAAGCGGCAAAAATAATTTGCTGAAGTTTGCTCTTTCCAATAAGGCATATTTTAAATAG